A window of Gorilla gorilla gorilla isolate KB3781 chromosome 5, NHGRI_mGorGor1-v2.1_pri, whole genome shotgun sequence genomic DNA:
CATTGGAGCTAACCACCGCAGAGTGGCAGGTAGAAGCTAGTATGGTTGATTCTGGGCTAAGAAATGGTCAAATGGCACTGGCTCTGGATAGTCTTCATGTAAAGGCCCCAGTTATAATTTTGTTAGACTGCATAACTATCTAAAGTGGCTATGAGGTTATTGTATCTGGTACATTTTAGGGAAAATAGTATGCAGGATGTATTGGTTAAGGACCTTTcacacatactttttttctttctttttgagacggactctccgtctatcgccaggctggagtgcagtggcatgatcacagctcgcctctacctcctgacctcaggtgatctacacgcctgagcctcccaaagtgctgggattacaggcatgaggcaccacacccggccacacaTACTTTCTCTAATTAGAAAGATTCAACCTCATGAAGATCCAGTGAGCTGAGGACCATCAATGACTGGAGAGCTAAACATGGGTGTTTATGAGCAAACTAAGTTTTCCTGAACAGAATTTTTATGTGTGTTATAAACTgccaaatgttttcttatttaaagaTAATGGTGGACGTTGACTTCCACCAAGTATGAAAAATAGCCAAATATTTTGTATTCATGTCTCCAGTTTTGTCCACTGCATATGTAGACAGGTGGGTCCCACTTCACCTGTTTGAACCAGGTCTTTTTCCCCTATCAGTCTACAGGATAAATTTGAGATGATACATCTCTAATCCCTACAAAACTTGCCACTTCTGGTCTCAGTCCCATCTCCCATGCCCATTCCCACTCCTAGTCTTACTGAAAGGGTTTGTCTGTTGCACCGTACCATTTCCCTGTGCTTTGGCACATGCCCTGCAAGAAACAGGACATTGTTAGGAATTATTGTTCTGCACCTAACTAGTGCTAAGGAGGTCCATTCTCGAGATGGTTTGCCCTCCTGTGTCATTCTTACTTCCCTAATGTATTTTGTGAATACTtgtatatgccaggcacttttgCTGCTGGTCATTTAAGCCGCACATGATTATATGAGATAAAGACAGTCTACCCACTTTACCCATCAGAAAAGTGAAGCAAGAGAGGTTAAGGAAACTGCTAAAGGTGTTAAGAGGTGTTCAGTGGCAAGAGTCTGGGTTCGAATTTAgacagcctagcgacagagctaGTGCTTGTAACCACTATGTCATGCATGACAATTGGTAGTCAAGTACTACCTGCCAGGATACAGTGGTGAGCAAACAGGCATGTCCTTTCTGAaggttttacaaataaaaatgacatcataaccctgggGGTGAGGGAAAGAATCCAGGTAGCTAAGGAAAGTAGAAATGAGAATGGACACAGAGGGCTTGTCAAAAATGTTCAGTACACAAGTTAGAACgaattgtaagaattaaagatGGTTTGTGGGAAACAGGTCATTGCAAGTTGGAATTTAGTGAAAATGTAAGTCCACTTTGGCATATACTTTTATGAGAGGGATATTATACCACTTTGGATTAATGGGACTGATTGTATGGGATACAGGTAAAATTTCATTATGCTAAGGGAGACTAACCAATTACgtttgttttctattgctgtgctaTATGATTCtagaaaattctttgaaattaaaaactaaacatgctCTCTGACCCCTGCCTCTAAGAAAACTGAACCTTAAGCTACTAAAGCTGGAAAAGCTACAGTTGTTCTCTTCTGCATTTATTTGAATTATCCACTAATTCACTCATCCCTAACTCAAATATTCCATCTCATTTGCAGGGATTACACCCAAAAATTTAGTGGCTGTCTTTGTGTGTGGGGTTATGGGgggaaaggcttttttttttttgagatggagttttgctctgttgcccaggctatgggcaatgttggctcactgcaacctccacctcccgggttcaagcagttctctgcctcagcctccagagtagctgggattacaggcacccgccaccacacccagctaatttttgtatttttagtagagacagggtttcactatcttggtcaggctggtcttgaactcctgacctcgtgatccacccgcctcagcttcccaaagtgctgggattacaggcgtgagccaccacgcccagccgccttttacttttcatttggTACCTTTGGATAATGGTTGAAGTTTTAAtcgtgtatttttttaatttttagaaaaattaatttgaattcaCCAACCATCCACTTAAAACCCAAACACAGTATATTCCAAAATACCTGAACCTCtaatttatgtatgttacatCAGTCCTTTCCTTTACATCTTTCAAAGTGTGATCCAAGAACCACCTGCATTAAAATCACCTGGAATATTTGTTTATAATGTGTGTCCATGGGTCCCACTTCCAAAGATTGTGTTTCAGAGGGCCTGCAATAGAAGCTAGGACTCTATTTGTTTCCTTGATTCTTAGGGGCAGTAAAGTTTGTCAGTcacatagttttccttttttcactAGTTAATGAGTTATGTGTTGGCTAAATGAATTTCAACTAGCCAGCCTTAAGACTTCCAGCAGTGCAGAGCCTTGGAAAAAACTCTAGTAACATGACATTTTGGCTGCTCTGTGGACAATGATCTTACTCAATTTTTCCTTCAACATTTAGAAAATACTGGATCTGAGTGGAAGAGGATTATTTCATGCCTAAACCTGTAGTTGGGCCCCAAAGAGAACTATCTTTCATGTATATGACAAAGAAAGGCCAGGGACAGAAAATTTCTAAGGATTTGGGAGGAGCTAGGAGGATCTAGAGGATCTTGTACATTAACAGAACAACAACTTCTTTAGCTTTTAAGGGCCAAGTAAATGCCCAAAGGGTAGGTCAAAATGATAGATGTGTGGAGATGagggcacaggaaaaaaaaaaaaatgataccagAGTgagaaagactttttaaaaaatcaactcttaTGACTATATGACAAGAACTACAGCTGCAATAAGTCAATTATACCATTTATTGATGGAATTATACTGGAAAACAATCACTGAAAAAAGAGTAGCCTTTTGAATAGAATAGTCTACCAAGTGACCATTTATTTGAAACACAACATGCAAAAGATTGTGAAATACGTCAGTATAGAAGCCTGTGGGTTTATATGTAGACATCTCAGCAGTGCTTTTCACAAGTTTCACTCCATGTCACATCAAGCAACTGTTTGGTGATTTTCGGGGACTGTTAATAGTACCTGTGTCTTGGAATAATTAACCATATCTTAGTTGGGCTTCTTAGAGTAGATCTGTTCACATTGAGATGTATGAAAGAAAAGAGTTATTTTTGTTCAATGGGTGAGCAGCACTTATCCTTAGCAATAAGGGAAGGCGACAAACAGTTTAGCTTCTGAATAGAGAACGGTCTATTCAACACTATATTTTGTCGGTAAAGTTTCTTTTTGGTCCCAAAGTTTCTCTTCGGTgccttaatttcttccttctgattttcgggaaaagacagacatataggtGAAACTGGCATTGGAGACCTCGATGGCAGACATCTTGTGGAGACCATTTTAACCATTGATTGATTTGTTTGGCCAATAGTAGGCTTGAATGAGAGTTCTTGGCATGGATTTAAAATAGAACTTTTGGGATTCTTATCATAAGTTTCAATCAATTGTTTTGTGGTGGAAGAACTTTTTAGAGACAGTGGTCTAGAATTCCATCTATATTTGCCAGCATTGCTCCAATTCTGTTTTAAAGCATTTTGTTCAAGCTTACAAGAACCAgagttgtttttacttttttcttgacttttatcTACACAAGGTATCTGAAGACCCAAAGAGTCGCAAAGTTTTGGCTGTCTCACTTTCGGTGTAGCTTTGGAGGAAGAGGGTCGTTCAGTAACTGCTGGAGTACAGAAAGTCGTTTGTAGTCTTGGCCTCTCTTTTTGAATAGTCATATGTTGTAATCGTTCTAGTTCCAGTAAACGAGTTATCAAGTGTTCAACAGAGGTTTCTGCAGGGTCCACTGTCGCTTTCCAATTGTCAGATTTGGAGAGGGCTAAATTGTGCAAGTCTAGAGTActgaaaggaggagggagaaaatcaGGATATGGAAATACTTCATTTGGCTCCTCGGTGAAAAGTTCctcaacattttttattgtttctggcTTCAAGTTCAGGTCCACCCTTTTAAAATAGCTGAGTAGAGTATCATTTGTCTTCTCATTTTCTGATAAATCactttcatctgtgaaatgttcTTCCCCACTGCTGTTTCCATGTTTCAAATTCCAATTTGGAGCAGGTAACATTTCACCATCGTTGTTTTCTATAGTTGAACATGAGCTAATATGAATCTCATTTCTGTTCTTAAAAAAGTCTCCGTCAGCATAGGGCCAGCAGAGACCTAATGGCATTGGCAGTCCAGGGTAAGGACCAACTTGCTTATCAACTGAAGCAATTGTTAATGGGTGGTTCAGAGTGAAGACCCTTATAGGATGATTGATTACATTAAAGCCAGTTTCCACTGAAGATTTTTTGaattccctttaaaaaataatttaattaatggTTTATTGACTAGAattaaaatgctattaaaatgATACAGTTAAGTACCCTTTATCAAAGATTGGTTAATGTTTAGTTCCCAATGGCATATGTGTATCTAGCTACCTGTAACAGAAATATGTTAGTTTCCAAAAATGCTCTAATATACaactacataaattttaaaaaatatagattaaaatatTAACTGGGCATCCCTTTGTGCAAGCACAGGTGACTAGATTATGATACCTAAAACGGCTAACTGTGGCTGTGAATAGACAAAGGTTAAAAGTGGCTAACTATATGTTTGTCTATAGTATACATGCAATTATTATGTTTGAAAATGAGGATATCTAACTCAAACTGAAATTAAAGTGAAATGTTTATTGATCCAGAATTAGATAAAAGGAAACTCAAAAAATGTAATTAGGTTACTTTAAAAAGCTTTCTATGTTAGCcactgtggtttttaaaaattaccgtaacaaaaaaggaagcaaacaaTACCTATTAAAAATTATCCCAGATATAGTCCCTAGTAATTTTCATATAATGATGCTCTTCTATTTTAGGAGTAATTCTAGGTATTAtgttaaaatgaaaactacaaaaaagccATAGAATACTGAGTTTCTAGTTAGTTTTCGTTTTTTAAAGATAACTAGAAATACTGAGATTGAAAGATTTGATGCATTGGTTGACATATAGTCTTGATAtcctcttgtttctttttaagcCAGTTGACATTAAAGATAACAAAGTAATCtggaaaagttttgaaaaatacttttgaggccaggcacagtggctcacacctgtaatcccaacactttgggaggccaaggcaggcgggttgCTTGTGCCTGGgattctgagaccagcctgagcaacatggcaaaattcttgtctacaaaaaattagctgggcatggaggcatgcacctgtagtccctgctcctctggaggctgagttgggaagacTGCTTCAGcctcagaggttgaggctgcagtaagccatgactgcaccactacaccccagcctgggtgacagaatgaggccctgttgcaaaaaaagagaaagagaaaaagaaaaagaaaaaaaatactaatttagCTAAATACTAGGCATACTGCTTTGCCTTTGAAAAACCACAGGAAAATCACTTTAAATCTACAACTGTTAATAGACACGTACATGTAGTATGAAGAGTGTGAAATCTGGAAAGGGAGGGCCTAGGTTTGAACCCCTTTGCTACCAGTGAGTGagcaaaatggaaatgataatacCTACCTTGGAGGTAGTCTGAGAAGCAAGAGAATTTATATGAATATGCTTTGCAAAATGTTAAACAAGTTAtcattacttttattctttttacttgttGATGTATATTGAGGAGAAAAATCTTTCATTGATACCAAACTTCCATCTCTGCAACATTATTAAACCTACCCAATATTAATTAATAGCAAATGCCTGCCAAACACATTGTTCTGTTTAGTCCTCACAACCTCATGAGATAGGCACTTTTATTTTCCACCTTTTGCAGATAAGGGAACGGGGGTGTAGAGTGGCTGAGGGCACACATCTAGGAAGTGGGAGAGCTGGAACTCCACGTGGTGGACTCCCATTGCCCCTGGTCCTAACCGCTGCATTCTACCGCCTCCATTTGTTCTCTCCTCTGCTACTGTGATAAAATTCAGTTCACTTCATTTGACCACTTACCTTGAAATACTTTTTCCCAGCTGAggttttttctcataaaaatagCCTTTCTTATCCCCATCAGCACCAATATTCCTTTAGGTCATCAGTCACCACAACTGCCATAGAACTTGATTTCCCCCTTGAATTTTAACATAAAGTGAACTTTATCCCAGGCCTCACAGAGGTAAAATTCTCTGACTAGGAGATAGCTGATATCAAGTGAACCACTCTCCTGCTAAACTACACAAAAGAGCCATGGAACTCAGGATCCATGAGCTAAGACACTATGTAAAAGCTCCACAAAGCAGCCCTCAAAAAGCATTCATTTCCAAATACTAGTAACCTGTATTTCCAAGAAGCCTTCTAGCTAGTCTTAATGCACGATAAAGTTTAAGaatcaaaaaaataagaattaacattcaggggccgggcgcggtggctcacgcctgtaatcccagcactttgggaggccgaggtgggtgaatcacaaggtcaggagtgcaagaccagcctggccaagatggtaaaaccccatctctactaaaaatacaaaaattagccaggcctggtggcaggcacctgtaatcctagctactcgggcagctgaggcagagaattgcttgaacctgggaggcagaggttgcagtgagctgagatcgtgccattgcactccagcctgggcaacaagagtgaaactttgtcacaaaaaaaaaaaaaagaaaactcaggtaaggttgggtgcagcaaaccaccatggcacgtgtatacctatgtaacaaacctgcaagttctgcacatgtatcccagaacttaaaaaagtatttaaaaaaaaaaaaaaagatttaaaactcAGGTAAggttgggtgcagcaaaccaccatggcacatgtatacctatgtaacaaacctgcaagttctgcacatgtatcccagaacttaaaaaagtattaaaaaaaaaaaaaaagcggcctggcgtggtggctcacacctgtaatcccagaacgttgggaggccgaggtgggtggatcacctgaggtcgggagtttgagaccagcctgaccaacatggagaaaccccgtctctactaaaaatacaaaattagctgggcgtggtagcccatgcctgtaatcccagttactccagaggctgaggcaggagaattgcttgaacccaggaggcagaggttgtgatgagctgagattgcatctttgcactccagcctgggcaacaagagcaaaactccgtctcaaaaaaaaaaacctcaggtaAGGTCTGAGAGGCTACTTTCATATCCTGGCTCTCCCTTTCATTAAtattgtgtgactttgagcaagttacttaacttgtcaccatgcctcagtgtcctcatctgtaaaacagggatgatGATAACTACCTTCCTTATATGGTCGGTTGTGAGTTAAATGAATTACTACATATAACGAATTAACATAGTCCCTGGAATGCAATACTACTTTCCTATTACAGTTCCTTTTGCTTTCAACGGGAAGTCCATACTTTATCCATCTAAAACCTTCATTGTCAGAACATGGTCAACTCTTGACTCCTACCTATTCTAATTGTCTCATGGTATCTGCAGCCACTTCCTGCTTTAGGGTGGATTTCTATAATTGCCCGCTATTCCCACAGAATACTATTTTCTTCTGGTTGTTCATGGTCCTTGTATTTCAAATAGTTATATCATGTGTATCTaaatttatttcagtaatttACGGTGTTACAAAATAACTATTCGCTTACCTCTTCTCTATGGTACTTCCTTCATTAAGAGGACAATTCCATAATTGAAAGATCCCTTGTTTACTATTCTGATGACAGAAAAATAATGGGTAATAGTTTAGTagctgcaaatatttttaaaatataatattttaagggTATGATGAATAAAATCCCACCTGTGTACTTTTTTGACTATGCACCGACAAATTAGGTTCTAGCATCAGTTGCTCCACTGGAATTTCCAAATAGTTCTATAAGGCAGCAGAAGACTTTTAAACATAATATATCTCTGTTCCCTATTCTTGTTCTAACAATGTATAGTTCTTGTTCTAATCAAGGAATGTATGGTAAAACTGAATGACACTTTGTTTATATACAAAGAAATCATTTGTTTTTACTGATTTCAGCAGAAATTAGTATAACCTATTTATTATAAATACCAACTAAACTGTTAATAAGACTTGAATATCATTAAGATTGTCTTTATTTTGCAgttaaatgttttatgttttgatcaaaaaggataaacaaaaagATTAATTTTCCACTACTTCAGAACAAGATATTGGTCATTTCAACTGCTTCAAgacgttttgttgttgttgagacagggtctcgttctgtcgcccaggctggagtacaggggcacgatctcggctcactgaaacctctgtttcctgggctcaagcgattctcctgctg
This region includes:
- the FAM217A gene encoding protein FAM217A isoform X1, with amino-acid sequence MLPSHLGICGRNSSLASGHGPFLGKTESFAKRKRGKRGRAYPVIFSHLVLCRSLAPSMYLIKAPQTYEAPRESGYISAVLSRTEERASSSKTEEMPRLTQNYLEIPVEQLMLEPNLSVHSQKSTQNSKQGIFQLWNCPLNEGSTIEKREFKKSSVETGFNVINHPIRVFTLNHPLTIASVDKQVGPYPGLPMPLGLCWPYADGDFFKNRNEIHISSCSTIENNDGEMLPAPNWNLKHGNSSGEEHFTDESDLSENEKTNDTLLSYFKRVDLNLKPETIKNVEELFTEEPNEVFPYPDFLPPPFSTLDLHNLALSKSDNWKATVDPAETSVEHLITRLLELERLQHMTIQKERPRLQTTFCTPAVTERPSSSKATPKVRQPKLCDSLGLQIPCVDKSQEKSKNNSGSCKLEQNALKQNWSNAGKYRWNSRPLSLKSSSTTKQLIETYDKNPKSSILNPCQELSFKPTIGQTNQSMVKMVSTRCLPSRSPMPVSPICLSFPENQKEEIKAPKRNFGTKKKLYRQNIVLNRPFSIQKLNCLSPSLIAKDKCCSPIEQK
- the FAM217A gene encoding protein FAM217A isoform X4; this encodes MGRRNENCANSLRVSNISQENLSHWNLDSEVPVSENKNLLAGRDGAAGGKINKNYLEIPVEQLMLEPNLSVHSQKSTQNSKQGIFQLWNCPLNEGSTIEKREFKKSSVETGFNVINHPIRVFTLNHPLTIASVDKQVGPYPGLPMPLGLCWPYADGDFFKNRNEIHISSCSTIENNDGEMLPAPNWNLKHGNSSGEEHFTDESDLSENEKTNDTLLSYFKRVDLNLKPETIKNVEELFTEEPNEVFPYPDFLPPPFSTLDLHNLALSKSDNWKATVDPAETSVEHLITRLLELERLQHMTIQKERPRLQTTFCTPAVTERPSSSKATPKVRQPKLCDSLGLQIPCVDKSQEKSKNNSGSCKLEQNALKQNWSNAGKYRWNSRPLSLKSSSTTKQLIETYDKNPKSSILNPCQELSFKPTIGQTNQSMVKMVSTRCLPSRSPMPVSPICLSFPENQKEEIKAPKRNFGTKKKLYRQNIVLNRPFSIQKLNCLSPSLIAKDKCCSPIEQK
- the FAM217A gene encoding protein FAM217A isoform X3; the protein is MEQQVNYLEIPVEQLMLEPNLSVHSQKSTQNSKQGIFQLWNCPLNEGSTIEKREFKKSSVETGFNVINHPIRVFTLNHPLTIASVDKQVGPYPGLPMPLGLCWPYADGDFFKNRNEIHISSCSTIENNDGEMLPAPNWNLKHGNSSGEEHFTDESDLSENEKTNDTLLSYFKRVDLNLKPETIKNVEELFTEEPNEVFPYPDFLPPPFSTLDLHNLALSKSDNWKATVDPAETSVEHLITRLLELERLQHMTIQKERPRLQTTFCTPAVTERPSSSKATPKVRQPKLCDSLGLQIPCVDKSQEKSKNNSGSCKLEQNALKQNWSNAGKYRWNSRPLSLKSSSTTKQLIETYDKNPKSSILNPCQELSFKPTIGQTNQSMVKMVSTRCLPSRSPMPVSPICLSFPENQKEEIKAPKRNFGTKKKLYRQNIVLNRPFSIQKLNCLSPSLIAKDKCCSPIEQK
- the FAM217A gene encoding protein FAM217A isoform X2, with protein sequence MGRRNENCANSLRVSNISQENYLEIPVEQLMLEPNLSVHSQKSTQNSKQGIFQLWNCPLNEGSTIEKREFKKSSVETGFNVINHPIRVFTLNHPLTIASVDKQVGPYPGLPMPLGLCWPYADGDFFKNRNEIHISSCSTIENNDGEMLPAPNWNLKHGNSSGEEHFTDESDLSENEKTNDTLLSYFKRVDLNLKPETIKNVEELFTEEPNEVFPYPDFLPPPFSTLDLHNLALSKSDNWKATVDPAETSVEHLITRLLELERLQHMTIQKERPRLQTTFCTPAVTERPSSSKATPKVRQPKLCDSLGLQIPCVDKSQEKSKNNSGSCKLEQNALKQNWSNAGKYRWNSRPLSLKSSSTTKQLIETYDKNPKSSILNPCQELSFKPTIGQTNQSMVKMVSTRCLPSRSPMPVSPICLSFPENQKEEIKAPKRNFGTKKKLYRQNIVLNRPFSIQKLNCLSPSLIAKDKCCSPIEQK